The region ACACCGCTGCGCCCACTGCCACGGCGCTGCCCCGCATGCCGACGTCCATCGTCGTCGCGTACTGCGGAGCCAGCTGGATCGTCACCGCGTTGCGGCTGGCCTCGATGTGCCACGGTTGCGAGTTGCCGCCCGAGGGTGCCCGGCTCGCGGCGAGCGCGACCGCGTGCACCGCGTGCTCGGGCGCGATGGCCGCGTCGTCGGCGGGGATCGACGGCGGCGGCGCCGGTTCCTGCGCGGTCGGGTCGGTCAGCGCATCGAGCGCCGCGGCGACATCGACGCGGACCCGCCCCGACGACAGGGCCTCACCGAGGCCGATCCTGCGGACGGCTTCGGCGACGGCGGACGCGCCGACCAGCACGTCTCCGACGAGCTGAGGCCAGGTGGACAGGGACTGGCCCACTTCGACCAGCGATGCCGCTCCACGTGCCGACAGGCTTTTGCCGTCGATCAACCGCAGCACGTGCGGGATCTTCTCGCGGTTGTCCAGACCGGCCAGACGCGCTGCGTCGAGGTCGCCGAGCAGTCCGTGGAAGATGGGCCGATCGGGCTCGAGGTCGAAGCGCTCGACATCGACGAGGCCGCGGTCGCTGGTGGCCATCAGAACCGGTTGGCGGCGGGCGCGGGCTGCTTCGCGTAGAAGCGCTTTGACGTCGAGGGAATCGCACTCCTCGATGACGATGTCGAGGCCGTCGAGGAATTCACCGATCGTGTCGGCGGTCAGCCCCGACTCCAGCACGCGCACCTCCGCGTAGGGGTCGATCTCCGCGATGCGCCGGGCCGCGACCCTCGCCTTGTTCACCCCGATGTCGAAAACCGTTGCGGGAACCCGATTGAGGTTGGACAGCTCGAGGTCGTCGAAGTCCGCCAGCCGGATCATGCCGCACAGCCCCTGCATCACCAGCGTGTGCGCGATGGCGTGCCCGACGCTGAGACCGACCACGCCGACGCGCAACGACGACAGTCTCTGCTGTTCCTCGGAGGTGATGAGGTTGCGATTGCGGTCGGCGCGGACCCGGGCGTACGCGCGCGGACCGAGGATGCCGACGAGCGCACGACGCCACGGGTAATAGGCCCAGCGGTGCGGTTCGGAGATCAGTTCCGGGCCGGCGTGCGGGAGCAGTCCGGCCAACGTAGCGGCCTGCTCGGGCGTCGAGTCCAGCACCTCGACGGCGGGGTCGGCCCGCAGAACCTCGAGGGTGCGCCCGTCGCCGGGCCGGTCCGGGTCGAGAACCACCGCCTCGCCGGCGCTCTGAGTGGCGAACAGTCCGGCGGGAGCGGTCGCAGGGGTCTCAGAGTGCTCAAACGTCACAGCGCATTATCGCGCAATCCGTCGCGTTCGCCAGACTTGGGCCACACCCGATTCATTTCGAGGATCTCGTTGTAGATCTTCGACACCTGAGCGGGCTCGGCATGCTGAACGAATGTCCTGCGGTCCCACCACATCATCTTGGTGCGGTAGCGCGGATCCGGATATGGCGTTGCGGGAATCGAGGCCACGACACCGCCCGACGACCGCCACTTGTC is a window of Mycolicibacterium chubuense NBB4 DNA encoding:
- a CDS encoding Rv1355c family protein is translated as MTFEHSETPATAPAGLFATQSAGEAVVLDPDRPGDGRTLEVLRADPAVEVLDSTPEQAATLAGLLPHAGPELISEPHRWAYYPWRRALVGILGPRAYARVRADRNRNLITSEEQQRLSSLRVGVVGLSVGHAIAHTLVMQGLCGMIRLADFDDLELSNLNRVPATVFDIGVNKARVAARRIAEIDPYAEVRVLESGLTADTIGEFLDGLDIVIEECDSLDVKALLREAARARRQPVLMATSDRGLVDVERFDLEPDRPIFHGLLGDLDAARLAGLDNREKIPHVLRLIDGKSLSARGAASLVEVGQSLSTWPQLVGDVLVGASAVAEAVRRIGLGEALSSGRVRVDVAAALDALTDPTAQEPAPPPSIPADDAAIAPEHAVHAVALAASRAPSGGNSQPWHIEASRNAVTIQLAPQYATTMDVGMRGSAVAVGAAVFNARVAAAAHGILGAVRFSENDSHPLLEAVVELAGGGAATDRLAALYPMLDTRETNRRPGTPSPLSREAADALRAAARTEGARLELVDDRTDIDRAGALLAEADRIRYLTPKLHAEMAAELKWPGQDSLESGIDVRSLELHPAELVTLDILRRPEVMALLGDWDAGAVLGADTRVRVSQSSALAVVVADDLSLSGYARGGAAAEAVWLTAQQHGLAVQPISPPFLFAHDTAELGEVAPAFASSLGDLRSQFRHMTGTRDGEAQILVFRLTTAPRASTRSRRRPLENAVPPVF